A region of the Apium graveolens cultivar Ventura chromosome 6, ASM990537v1, whole genome shotgun sequence genome:
AGAAAACTGAAATCCAGAaaaacccgcataagggagtgtGAGGCAAATGATAGGCCATAAGTAATCAGGCCAAAAGCCCAAGGAAAGGGCACCCCAGGCCCAAACTGGGGTGGTTCCCAGAACACGTGGCAAGTAGTCAAAATGTCCATGTCCCATGTTATCAGAAATGGAACAACAACATCCAAGCCGTCCATGTATGTAAATCTCAAGACACTCCAGCTGCAAAGGGACAGCCGGGCCCCACTAGCAGTCTAAACCGTCCAATCATTAACTAACCAAGAATCACCAAGGGTTaggatgaagaggtacaaaccccTATAACCCTAAATTTGGGAGCCTATAAAAGGGCCCAAAAACTGCATATATTATTTGAATAGCTCCTTCTTCTCCTTCAAGAAACCCATTTTTATTCTCACACCGGAATTGACTCGGGGACACGACCGCCTCCGGTTCTGTTTTACCGAAACCCCTACACAGAAGTTTAACCACGCAACACTTGCCCCGTGTATTGGGCTTGAGCTCGTAGAGGGAGAGGAGAAGACCGGGGCTTGAGCTCGTAGAGGGAGAGGAGAAGACCGGAGAAGAAATAGAGTTATCAGCCGGTATTCTCAGATTTTTGTTGGCAATGATATGGTGCATTCGATTAGTTGGAGTCATATATGGAGGTTACAGATTCCCCATTCGCAATTTACTGTGTCATAAAGGAGTTCAGTCTCCCATTGTCTATCCAATGTTTAACACGGATGTAAAACATCTCCTTCATGTCTTCTATAACTGTTATTTTGCCGTGGCATTACAAGGGTATCTATTATCGTATGAGTCGCATTAAATCTGCCCTGCCCGGTTTCTAGAACATTTAAGTAACACGCCCAACGAGACAATTGATAATATTGCAGCAGTTTCGGGTTATGGTTTGCTCGATACAAGGTGGTGAGGGACAGTGAGTGATGACACCAGTGGTAGTCATGGAATGGAGTTTAAACCAGATGTTTAGCTGGAGGGAGGCACAACAAAAACATAAAGTGATAATCAATGTTGGAGTAATAATTGTAGCAGAAATTTGAAATGGAGTGCACCTGAAGAAGGAAGTTTAAAATTAAATGTAGACGCAACTATCTTCATTCTCAGTGGGCATGGTTCTTCGAGACTTGAAAAGATCGTTTTTGAGAGGGAAAATTATGAAAGTGGAGGGTGATGTTTCTATCATCTTGGAAGGCGAAGCAGAAGCTTTTGGTAATCTTGAGAGGGAAGATTATGAATATAACATCAACCAGTAGTTATAGAAAGTGACCATCTCTAAACGGTAGATGTGCTGGTAAAGAATGTCGATAACCCACTTGAGGTGGGTAACACCCACATATTTTATTGTTATCAAGCACTTCTGCGCATCAGGGCACATGTTTCTTTAAATTTTGTTCTATTTGATGACTCAAGTACCTGATTCTTTGAATAGCCACGGTGTGTATCtcaaataaaatttgtatataTGGCCGTAAATGAACATAGTCATTCGTGAATAAAATTCGCCATTGACTCATTTAAGTAAACGTGATtcagtttatttttttaaatagcCGATCTTGAATATAAAAATGAGCTCGGATGAGTAAATAAGTTGAGTCGAGTTTTTTGTCTGTTCGGCTCGGAATCAGATTATTTAGCTCGAAATGGCTCAAACTCGGCTAACTCGACTCGGACAAAGTTTATAGGGAATTTATCAAAAAAAAATCATGTTTTTAGTAACTTATTTACAAAAATACGATTAATGTTGCATATAAGGGAGAGGAGGTTACTCGAAGTTGCATCTGAGGTTGAAAATGGTGCCAAGGAAGTTGTTCAAAATTACATACGAGATTGCAAATGTTGCGGATAGTATTTTTGAAACTAATTTATGCAACTtggatattttctaaaaaccctcgattttatatatatttaattaataaattattattaattatttaaatattttaattagtACAATTTTCTTgtcatttattaataatttaattattttagaaattttgtatatatttctaaattaaacacttaatttttTCGTAAAAAAATTATCGAACATTATTATCGCAATCTTTATATCTCTAGTTCTTCACATTTTCATAACTGGTGATTTATTAAAAACCAAATAGtaaaaaattaaaacataataAAATTTAGACATTAACAATTTAAAAAGTAAACGATTTCTAAAGTTACAAAtgtttaaatattttaaattaaattagaTATGTTTTTCAAActctatttataaaaaaataatatacgTTAGGAAATAAGTATACGATACGAGTGTATAACATTATAAAATAAAGATCACTATATAATCTCTTTGTAACTTATGAAACTATGAATTATTATACGTTAATGTCGGTCGAGTAAAAATAAATGTGAATTATTAATAGACAATTCGGCTCAGTTCAAACTTGGCTCGGCTTAGTTGTTCGTGAGCATGCTGGGATCAGCTCTTTTAGCTTAATTGTTCGTGAGCACGCTAGTATCAGCTCTTTTAGCGAGCCAATTTTGACATCACTTTCTATTTGCTTATTATACTCGGTTGGGCtcgatttaaaaaaaaaaaagttCAGCTCATTTCGGACAAATTTCAGGCTTGACTTTGTTTGATTATTAAACTCAGCTCGACCgagttaaatttaaaaataaataaactcgACTAAGTGTTCGTCTGCAGCTCTAATTTTATATACCAAACTATGCTAAAAAATAATCAAATACAAATTCCATCAACAAACGGAAATTATGTCCATTTTCTATAAATTAGCGGCGTTGATTATTCATTTTACGTAAATATACTATGTGATAGAAAAAGGCCTTGCAAGTGGCCACTTATACAACCAAGTTCACAAAAGGCAATGTACTACAATTTCAAAACTGAAAGGCATTGCCACTTGAGCATATGCATACAGATTTAATAATCTTAGTTGCAGAGAATATGCAACACAACTTTTAATTCAGTCATCAAATGTACACCACGCCTTAATGTTTTGGCAAGCAGTCCAAAATGAACACCTTTAAAGAAATTCAACGGATATACGCGAAACACGTTTCTAAACTTTCATTTTGCAACGGTGGCGTACAGAAGATAACTGACAAGGAACAACCAAGTAGCTACATAAGAAAGTGTGACAAGTCACTGTCGTATCGTAAGCTCAGCTCTTAGATGAAGTATGCCATTGATAAAGTAAGGACTGTCATCAGCCATGAATGACGTCCATGGCATGCCAAACAAGTTACGGTAACCCACTGCCTTGCCCCCGGTGAAAGTGTAATTGCCTTTGTATTTACTTGTATACTCTTCTGCTGGCTTTGACCTTGCTGCAAATTCATAGTCAACTGCAAAAGTGACGGATCCTTTTTCTTGCATTCCCAAGAACAAGCCAAAACAATGAAAAGAGCTCTGCTGATCCATGTTGCAATGTGCAGAAAGAAAGAAACCTTGTCCTCCTAAGTGGAATGCCTGTGAATATACTCTCCCAGATGGAAATAGATTAGTACATTCCTCACGCTTCAGATCCAAGTAAACCACACACTGCTGTCTCGGAAGTTCAAACTCAACCACTTTGACAGGCCGATACTTGTAGGCTCTCTCCACAAAACGGCGGTTTGTTGTAGGAGAATCCTCTGCAGCTAGGCTACGTTGCCGGTGTGGGGCCTCAGCTTTAAAGAAGAGTGCCTCAAGCACAACCTTAGAAGCTAGGTCATGATCAAAGTCATTGCAAACTAACACCTTTTTAAGCTTGCGACAAGTCATGTAAGGGAAACGGATGAGGCGGCCAAGACGTGAACCCAAGATCTCCCGCCGCTCTTCAATTTTTGGGTACTGAGCCCTAGACCACTTCAATACAAAATCATACACTGCATCCTCTGATGCCACTTGGAGATCATCACTTGACATGATTGCTTCAATTCCAGCAAGAGGCAAGCTCATGACTTCATCTTGGAACCTAGACAATAATGTAATAGCTTATTAATTAAAAAAACTAGGATCATTATTGttcaaattttaaattaaacCATTCTGAATAGATAACCATACGACACTAAAGCTTATCTAGCTCTTTCTTAAGAACCTGCTTATTAAGCAATGAGCTACAAGTTATAAAGCATGACCAACAAAATTTTGCAAGTAAACCAAACTTACTTGGTCATGTCTTTGTAACGTACGGCCAGAAACTGCTTAGCAGCATCTGTTAATGGCTGAACAGCCTCAGCCATCAGGACACTGGAAGGAAGCTCTAGATACAGCAATGCGGACTCAGGTGTCATGGACAAATTCCGCAACAAACGGCTGCAGTGCCTCATGCATGAAGCAACCTCAAATTTATCAGCAGCCATCAACACATCAAGCAAAGCAGGGGCAGTAGTGACTGATAAGGTGTTGCTATACATAAAATTTAGGAGCTCCATAAGGGCAGCTTCCTCTGTCAAATGAGAGAAACAAAGGTCATGATATGATATAAAATGAACAGTTAATTATTGTTATCAGATGCAAAGCAATAAATGCGACAAGATATACTCATCCAActcaaatattttaaaaaaagcATGCTCCATCGAACTAATTCAGAGATATCCAAGTACTCGTTAAATTTTCACATCACTGCAGTGTGAAAGATATGAACCAGTAATATGGCTATGAAAAGTGTACAACTATGATCCAAATCATGCATAATTCAAGATACGGTTCCAATAGACCAGTGTTTCCTCATCTAAAAATAAGAACCAAGTCCTCGTATGAAAGAAACTGAAACCATAAACCTTACCAGAGACGGTGATCCGTAAAGTTACATGTCGCTGCTCGGACTCTCTCATTCCATTTGAAAACAGCTGCAAATGTTAAATAGATAGAAAATGAACATTTAAAATtttacaagtatatatatatatagggggctactctaatagaaaccaatttaaaatagaaactagaaatcaaataatttttttaaattaattcgaaatataacacatatggtatgcaaatcgatcgttgagagatgtagaaaatacagtgaaatcggattttaaaaaaaaacttacggtttgacgggaaaaatcaaattaaaaacggaggggaaaagctgaaattgggtgtgggagggtgcagagTAGTTGGATGGAGTGATTTaggggggaccattagattaggtaAATCTAATGGCTTAGATTGGTTCCTAGTTTCTATTtcaattttagtttgtatttgatcattcccttatatatatatatgaagtataGAAAGTAACATATCTTACCTTATAGAAAAATGGACTTTTGGCTGCCAAAATTGGAGAGCTAATATGTAAAACTTTGACTCTGAGAACTGTAGAACACTCCATGCTCCAATTTGAGTCATTACTATCTGCAGCCTCGTCTCCTGCAATTACATGAGCGACGAAGACTAACTTTTAAGAGAAAGTAACCTAGTATCTCTTCGGATAATAGGAACTCTAAACAAAAAAGAATCTATAACCAAAAGATAATTACATAATATAACCTACTAACCTATCTATGCTATCACATGGTGCATTAAGTGTAGATAAAAGTCATAAATTATAATCGAAAACATACATCTTCTATACCCCATAGAACAGACATAATGCCAGCAAAGTAACAATGAGTACTGAGTAGCAGATTACTACAATCAGACTTTAAGCACCTTTATCTACAATGTACACCAATCCACTtcataatataataataaaagaaTCAATCGCTTTGGTAAAAAAAACAGTCAATCTCCTAAGTGAATACTTGTCGTAAAAAAGGTTTAAGGTTGCACATTAAGGAAAACGGTACACAACTTCTCATTAATATACTGTCAAGTTGTTACTATTCCATGCGGTGCAGTAAAAAAAATTGCACACTCACTAATATAGTAAACTGCAATCCTGATAACGATGGTGTCACCAGCTACATGAAGCCTTTATggatttatttattttgttttatgtTAAATGCTTTCGCTTGATAAGCATTACAAATTTGTTAAAATGACGAAAAGACGCTTACAAAAGATTGGGAAAAAATCCATATCTCCCGGTCTTTCAAACAAGAGGTACATCCACCTTAGATGCAACTCGTGAAGCAGCTTCTTCAACTCTAATAGATGAAGATGATGAAGAGAAAGATCGAAAAATTTTGAGGGGCTGGAGATTAAGCTACATGATGactttgaaaattttgaattgctGAACGTTATTGATAGATGCTTCATGCTTATTTATTGACATTTGTGTTGTGTCATATATTCTCTATTAATGTTTAAAAGATACGACTATGCAACGTATTAATTTACTGTTAATTTTGTGATTAAGTTTTTTTTTTGCCACTTCAAAATTATGTCTTGGGCCTTCTAAGACTGTGCATTAAAGTATTAAACAACACTAATATTATGAATACAGTGACGAAAAAAATATAATTTCTAAAAATGGATCTTTAAATACCTGAATTTGGTTCTTCATTCATTGCAACAGCTTCTTCGTCTTCGTTTTCATCCTCCGCATCAGGTTGGTTGCAATTCACTATCTGCTCTTCTGGACCCACGTTGATGTCAACAGCTGTATTTATTACTGATACGTTAGCGCATTAATTGTCCCTCATACAAAATGCAAGTTACCCTATTAACCTATTTTTGGTAAACTTTGCACAAAGAACATTTAATAAACATACACAATCAATGTTTAAGTGAACAACTCTAATCAAATAGGACGGTACAAAAATATGTGCAGGAACcaatgaaaaaataaaaaaatcaaaacagcCTTCAACTTCAATATAAAAATTTGTTAAAATGAACATTCTATTCAGTAGTAGCAAATAAGCTTGTTTCAGCACTTCAAATTCATAAACTCACTATACTCCTAGTTCCCTGACACATAATATTATGGAAACAAATTGGCTGAACTCACATGCTCATCCATACACACAGAATCACATACCATCACATATCACAAAACTACCAAGGCTCTTCAGCTCATCTTACTCTTCCAAAATCAAATTTtacataaaaatataaaaatccACATcgatttctcaaaattttccaaattaACTTTCAAACTCATTTTAAACCTACAAATACTCTCAATTCACTCGATCAAACTTGAAAAAAAAAACAATTCATAAAGTCAACATCTTATCCGTGTGCCTACAAACATATTCAATACACAAATGATAAATTTACACATCTCTAACCTCAAACAAACAATAAATTCAATTCAAAAACACTTAAAAACAACtaaacacacacacgcacacacaaacacacaattACATACCGGTCTCCTTTTTAATATCTTCTCGGCGACGCTTCCGATTTCGAGCCCAATCAGCGAGACTCTGACAACCTTCGGCATCAGAGCGAGTCTCCGGCGACTCAGCGATGATCTCGATCTGAAGAGTCCGGTCCGAGAAGTTACTATCGTTAAAAGCGAAACCGAAATCGCCGTCGCGAACGCCTTCCGACGAGTAATCGGAATCCATGACCTCCGAGCGAGGATCGAACAGATCTAAATTCGAGTTCTTCATGTATATAGATACAAACAGATCTATGGATATGTTGTACGGAAGAAACAAACGAACAAGAAGATATAAAACCCTAGAAATTGAAGTTTTGGCTGGGATAAGCCTGTGGCGTCATCAGCTATTAGCTGTATGTGAATGTGAATTATTAGTTTGTGAAATTGTAGCTACTACAAGTAGATATAACAAACAGGATAAAGAGGGGGCGAGAGGTGTgttcttctttcttttttctttttattttagttATTAAGTAATTTCCCCCTCTTTATTAACGTGATTTCGATGGGTCGGTTTAAGTTTTCTTAAAAAAATGCAAGTGATATGAACATAATATAAGTGATAAGTGATTTGAgtatttggataattttacttataatttataaattataaattataacttataagtgaATAAGgtgtttgaataattttatttataagttaGTGATGTGTTTGGTGAATGATATTACCTTCGTCTCactcatttttttataattttttcagtTTTTTTTATATTTGACATGGATTTGAAGGttaatataaaatatagttctataatttattttaaaaaaaaatcttgtACAAAAAATTGAACATCATATCTATATTTAGGAGAAAAAATTTATCCAACGCATTTTATAAGAGTTTTAAAATTTGTGACGAGTTATGTCCCACGATGGAAAAAGTTGGGTGAAACTAAGGGggtaacttataagttataatttttctaaaaaaatcaaaattttaacataattatttaacacatgaatataaaatattgaaatGCAAATTActaaaatcaaaaaaaattagaGTAAAGATTACTTACGTAATATTAATAGCAAAATTAATTTAGATCAGAGACAAAAGaaaatatatgataattacgCTTCGTAGAAAATGAGTTTGAATCACAAAAACGGAGAAATGAGGGCTTGAAAACGTGAAAGTACGTAGGTGTGAGCAAAAAACCGAAAACAAATCGAAACCGAACCATAACCAGTAAAAACCAAAAAAAATCGAGCCGAAAAAATCGAAGCAAAATCAAAACCGAAATATTAAGAACCGAACTGATTTCATGGGTTTAGTTCTGGTTATTAGTTAAAACCAAACTGGTAAGAACCGATCTGATTatctaaataattaaataaatatgtaatttatataatttatatgaaattaaaaaaaatcaaaattttatattttaaataattaaatttatgaTTTAATAGAGATGTTGTAGTTGGTATAATTAAGGGGCAGTAGAATTAGGGATGACAATTTATACCGAACTGATGGATACCCGATCTGTACCGACCCGATCGGGTTTTACCGAACCTGAATATTTCGTGTTTggattcgggttcgggtttgatttttaaaCCCGAATCATTTTCGGGTCGGATTTTGGTTTAAAGCATACTATTTCGAACCCGACCCGAAAATCGTTTCGTTCAGACACGAACTTGATCTGAAACCCGTGTTAATATATAAATGATATTTTTCATTTTATAAGTACGtaatataatatattactaatattaGTACTAAAAAATATACTTTTTACAAACTATTGCATTAAAGTCGTTTAAATAGGTTTTTAGCAGCATGTTCAATACAAGTATACTAAAGGTCAAGATTATTGTATTATTTCACCAACAATTTTATTCATAGAGGCAtgattgtaacgaccgaggaattacgcttgtattatattataataataataattatgagtattattatgtgattaaatgtgttaagtcgttgaaccctaactgctatgtgttatgtgttggttgttttgatccaaacgtgttttggatatttattgagcgttctatcgtcagttatatatattatatcaaaacctgtacagctcaaaactatgttttaaaagcccgtatttcaaacaaaatcattggccctattttgccaaaaatgccctataccgtatcgctattctgaacccctagacgttttaccaattgacctttttcgcgaaaaacgacttttccggaccccttcgggtaccaaaaaccccacaaaaatcacatttttatttttatatgattatgaaattatcatatatcatttttctttgtatttttgtatttttcacaatttttgggaatttttagtatttattttgtatttattggatatttaaaaattcattattaatacccaaaaattataaaaattggggccaaatatttttattaggagtgtaattagacccttaattttacttaggggtattattttcataaatataaatacctaaattactattaattaaatcagttaattataattaaaaatcagaagaaaaaaagaaaaagaaaaagaaaggggattagggttagggttttgtgaagaacagcagcagaatcaatcggacttttgaaggtgattccggtgacagaaattgaagtgtgagtaaccgatttgaagcccaaagtctgttctatcagattatcacTTCAAAATCATCAACCGAGGTATTAATTTGTGTTTCGTAATTTTCGGATTAATTTCTCGAATTCGGGTTTGAAGTTCTGGTAATTGTTTGATGATTATGTTAGTATAGATGTTTAGATCGTCGATTTTGGAGTCGATTGACACCGGTTTTGTCGAGTTTGGCTTCGGGTTTTGTCTCGCCGGAAAAGCGGCGCCGCCGCCGCTGTTATCGGTGGTTTAGGCGGCGGGGACGGATAAAACGAAGGAGGAACACGACAGGGGAGGCCTGGGAACGAAAGGGAACGAAGCAGCAGAAGAAACGAGGCCGATTGATTGCCGTTTTTGCTTCGTCGGAAGTTTCCGCCGGGCCGGAATCTGGGCAACGGCCggctgttcttcccgacccgattgggttggggacgacccggtttgcaacccggtttcgacc
Encoded here:
- the LOC141664262 gene encoding BTB/POZ domain-containing protein POB1, which produces MKNSNLDLFDPRSEVMDSDYSSEGVRDGDFGFAFNDSNFSDRTLQIEIIAESPETRSDAEGCQSLADWARNRKRRREDIKKETAVDINVGPEEQIVNCNQPDAEDENEDEEAVAMNEEPNSGDEAADSNDSNWSMECSTVLRVKVLHISSPILAAKSPFFYKLFSNGMRESEQRHVTLRITVSEEAALMELLNFMYSNTLSVTTAPALLDVLMAADKFEVASCMRHCSRLLRNLSMTPESALLYLELPSSVLMAEAVQPLTDAAKQFLAVRYKDMTKFQDEVMSLPLAGIEAIMSSDDLQVASEDAVYDFVLKWSRAQYPKIEERREILGSRLGRLIRFPYMTCRKLKKVLVCNDFDHDLASKVVLEALFFKAEAPHRQRSLAAEDSPTTNRRFVERAYKYRPVKVVEFELPRQQCVVYLDLKREECTNLFPSGRVYSQAFHLGGQGFFLSAHCNMDQQSSFHCFGLFLGMQEKGSVTFAVDYEFAARSKPAEEYTSKYKGNYTFTGGKAVGYRNLFGMPWTSFMADDSPYFINGILHLRAELTIRQ